The Antarcticibacterium flavum genome contains the following window.
TACACTTACCCCGGTAGAGGCATTGATGAAGCTCAATGAGATCAAGAGGATGCTGGGGAGTAAGCAGAAGAAGGCGAAGGCGTAAAATGGAAAAAGACCGCTGGCGCTGCTAGAGTTTAGATGTTAGACCGCTTCGCTGTTAGACTTTTTTTTAGTGGAGAGTGGAAAGAGGAGAGTGGATAGTCGGGGCGTGTAAATTATAAATACTCCGGGGATCTCTGTGCCGTACTTTGTGTCCTTGTGGTTAAAAGATACAAACGTTCAGGTAATTGAGAATTAGGCTCGCGTATAGAAACCAGAGTCTAGTCTCTAGACTCCAGACTCTAGACTCTCCTATCAAAGTCTCAATTCTCAATACTAATATCTCAATACTATTTTAGCTTCAAATTTTACAAAAAAACCTTTGCTATTAATGGAATTGTTTTAAATTTGCACTCGCAATTAATCATTGTGATCACCCGTAAGGCGTGAGAAGTTCTTAAAATTCGCGAAAATAGCTCAGTTGGTAGAGCGCCACCTTGCCAAGGTGGAGGTCGCGGGTTCGAATCCCGTTTTTCGCTCTTAATGACATACCGTTTTAAAAGCAACTTTTGTTTTTGGGTTCGATACAAGGACCTGAGATCCAAAATTATTTTTTAGAAGATCCACGCTCGGATGGTGGAATTGGTAGACACGTTGGACTTAAAATCCAATGATCAGCAACGGTCGTGCGGGTTCAAGTCCCGCTCCGAGTACTTTAAACCCTGATATTCTTTTGATTATCAGGGTTTTTTGGTTTTTATTATGACCTTTTCCCGACCCTTTCCCGACATTTCAACAAATACTAGAGCAGTCATTTTATTTATAGTCATTTAGTTAGTTTCAATAGGCATATCAAGTTAAATCTATTTCAGGGGCCTAGATTTAGTTTCTGATCTAGATAAGGAGAAGCGTTAAAAGCGGAGCACCCATAAAAATGGGAGCTCAAATAGAAGTGGAAGAAGGAGCTTTATTTTCGAGTTCCTTCGGTCAAAAATAAAGCCCCTTCAGTTTTTTAAAAGGTCATTACCAAGCAAAGGAGAGTAGTCCCTTCTTAAGCTTTTCCCCAACATCACCGTCACCATTTTTTTAGGAAAAGCAAAGTTATGGGATTTAGAAGTTAGCCGGACTGGGAGGTAATTTTGCTTCACCATCCTAATTTTCAATACGTCCTATCCTAATTCTAAATTCCAAATTAACAGGCAATCAAAAAATGGTAACGGCGAGGGCTCTGCGGGAAGTAAATGATACAGAAACTGAAAAGAAAGAATTGATTATTTTATATTCAGTTTCATTGAAGATTAAATCAAAAAATGGAAAACGCTCGGGGTGCAAAAAGTAAAGATTTGGACCTCAGCTTGTAAAAGCTCCACCTGCTCAGTAAAGTGGCGGGAAAACTGAAATTTTGAAAACAAAATAGCTTTTTCTGCTATATTCTCACGGCTCCATTTAACCATTAGGGTTGCTTCCTTACTTTTAAGACCTAGAGAAGACATATCGGAAAGAACTTTATGCCAAATTTATCCTCTTTCGACTTTTTTCAAGGCAATTCCTTTAAAAACCTCTATAGAACCAAATTTTACTTTCTATTCAGATAATGTCATTTATATAGAAAAAAATTGGTCTTCCTATTATTTGTTTTTAAATAGTATTATTCGCAATTAAAACATATGTTTTGTAAATAATTGATAATCAATTGTTTATTTGATTAAATTGAAATGTTGTTTTGTCAATACATTAAGATTCCAATGGATGAAAAAACAGGATATATATATTAGAGTTGGAACCCAATATTATAAGCAGGTAAAAACACCAAGTATTTCAGGTCATATAGTTGAATCCTTAGTGCCCTGGAATATCGAAACCATTAGGCAGGATCATGGGAAGACATATCTCGCGGCAATTCCGAAGTTTGATGGCTTCACTTGTATTCCAGATCATCTCAATTTTAGATATTCCTACCACAATTTTTACAACACTTATGCACCGCTGAGCCATATATTGGGTGAAGGTGAATGCCCTGTTTCTTTAAATTTTATTAAGCACATCTTTGGAAGTCATTATGAACTGGGTCTTGACTACCTGCAATTATTGTATGTAAAACCTACCCAGATCCTTCCGATCCTTTGCCTGGTATCCAGGGAACGCTCAACAGGAAAAAGTACTTTTCTGAAGTGGCTGAAATTGATCTTTGAGAACAACTTAACTTATCTCACCAATGACAGCTTTACCAGCCAGTTCAATTCTGACTGGGCCAATAAACTCCTCATTTGTATCGATGAAGTGCTCTTTAATAAAGAGGAGCTAACTGAAAGGATCAAATACTTAAGCACTACAAATTTTAATAAACTAGAGGCTAAAGGAAAAGACAAACGGGAAGTAGAGTTCTTCGGTAAGTTTATCCTATGCAGTAATAATGAAGAAAACTTCATAAAGATCGACCACCACGAAACCCGTTTCTGGGTAATACAGGTGCCTTCCATAGCAAAAGAGCAAACAGAATTTCTTGAAGCCTTAGCTGTAGAAATTCCAACTTTTCTGAATTACCTGAAGAAACGAAAGCTATCTACCAAACACCAAACCCGTATGTGGTTTTCCGCTGATCAAATAGAAACACCTGCCCTTAAGAAGCTGGTTCAGAACAACCGGAACCGTGTGGAAAGAGAATTAGCCGGTATATTGGTTATGGTAATGGAAAACCACGACCTGGATCATCTCGATCTCTGTCCGCTGGATGCCTTCAATGCCATCAGCAAAACAAGGCTGCGAACAGATCTCACCCAAATAAGAAAGATCCTGAAGAGGGATTGGAAACTGGAGAACCAGTCTAATTCCAACAACTACCGGAAGTTCGTCATTTGGTCAGATGGCAGTACCAACTTTCAGGATGCTAAAGGACGCTATTTCACTGTAAATAAAAGTTTCCTGGTTGAGAACTTCGAAGAGGAAAAATTCAGCTGAATTGAGTTCTTCAAAGGAAAAATGATGAAACGATGAAAAAATGATGACGTTAAACCTCCAGTATTTGCTGGGGGTTTCAGCTGCTGTCATCAAATCATCAAAATGAAAACTGTTTTCGGGGTATAATGGCTGAAAGTCTATTATTTTTTGATGATTTGATGATAAAATAAGATAAGACCAGTAACAGCAAGGGTTACGGCTGTCATCAAATTGTCATCAAACTGTCATCAAAATAAAAATGATGAATAATGAGAAGAGTTAGATGTCCACACAGAACCAAATTTGAAATATAAAAGGCTGATGAAAACAAAAAGAATAAGCTGTGAAAGAGCCAGAAGCATTTGCATCGTCAAAACTCTTGAAAAGTTTGGGCACTTTCCGAGCCGCACATCGGAAAAAGAAGCCTGGTTTCTGAGTCCCCTTCGGTCAGAAACACAGGCCTCTTTTAAAGTTTCTCTTCCTCTGAACAGGTGGTACGACTTCGGAATTGGAAGAGGAGGAAACGTGATAGATCTAGTATGCCTTATTTCTAATTGTTCGGTTATAGATGCATTATCTTATTTCTCAAATGAACTGCCGGTATTATCATACTATGGTAATTACCAATCAAGGGAAAGGAAAACTAAACCTAAAAACAAAGTACTCGGGGTGAAAACAATAGAACACCCATTACTGAAGAAGTACCTTATTTCTCGAAAAATTCCAATTTCGGTAGCTAGAACCTACTGTAGGGAAATTTGGTATAAATGCAATGAAAGGAAATTCTTTGCCGTGGGTCTTGAGAACAAATTGCACGGATGGGAACTTCGGAATTTGTACTCTAAAAGTTCTACCTCACCAAAGAGTTACTCTTATAGGAAGAAGGGTAAACAACATATTATAGTCTTGGAAGGAATGTTTGATCTATTATCGCTAGCCATCATATCTCCGGCAGAAGTAAAAAATTCAGATCTGCTGATTCTGAATTCCCTTTCCTTCATTCCCGAGATACTACCTCTTTTAGAAAACTACGTTACCATTAACTTATACCTGGACAGGGATTTTTCAGGTATAGAAGCCACAGGTAATATTTTAAGAAGCTGCTCAAGAAGCATCGATAGGAGTTCAATTTATACAGGCTTTAAAGACTTAAATGAAAAACTTCTGAATACAAAATGATTACAATTAGAAATTACCTAACGGAAGTGTTCTATTTTTTTGAGTAGCAAAGCAAGATGTGTCATTGTAATGACAATCTTGTTTTACGCCCGGAGGTTGCAAAGGAAAAAAAGATAAAAATGAGAAGGGAGTACATTCAGATACGGTGTTCGATTTACGAGAAAAAGCTACTCAAAAGAAGGGCAGCCAGAGCAGGGATTTCCCTTTCAGAATATCTTCGTTCCACTGCCTTTGAACGAAATGTTGTTGAACTGATCACTCCTGAGCAATTAGAGCATTACCGGATGCTGGTACAATACAAGAACAATTTTTCCAGAATCAGCAATATGTTTAAAAAGCGGGATCCGAAACTGGCTGCAACGGTGGAGAAGCTTGCCGAAGAAATAAGAAACCATTTAAAAAACTTTAAAAAATGATCGGGAAAGGACATTCCATTTCCAGAACAGGAGCATCTATTGCGTATGGCTGGAATCAGGAAAAAGAAGCTGAAGTGGTGCTTAAGGAGTATCTGGCCGGAGACACACCCGTGGAAATTACAGAAGAGTTCAAGATCATCCAATCCCAAAACCAACGGTGCACCAATAATACCCTGAGTTTTATTGTAAGTCCAACCGTAGAAGATGGAAAGAACATGAGCAGGAAAGATTTGGGAGAAATCGCTCAAAAGTTTTTACAGGAGATGAAGTTAACAAACCATCAGGTAATCGCATTTGTACACCGGGACAAACAGCATACCCATATTCATATTTATGCCAACAGGATCAGTCTTACAGGAGAAGTTTACAAAGACAATTTTATTGGAAAGCGGAGCCAACTGGCTGCAGATAATGTGGCAAAAGAATTAGGACTTACAAGGGTACGGGAGGTACAACGGGAAAGGCTTCAGGAATTAAATGGAATCCGTCAGGAAATTAGAAAGATCCATGAAAAAGTTTTGGGTTCTAGGCCAAAGTCGCTCAACGCTTATATCAGGCTCATGCAAGATCATAAGGTGAAAATGATACCTATTATTAACAAATCCCATCAGCTACAGGGGTTTCGGTTTGAATTTAAAGGAGTAAATCTCAAAGCAAGCGAGGTGCACCGGAACATGAGTGGCAATAGACTTATTGCTGAAATATTGCAGAACAGAAGTTGGAGCAGGTCAATTGAAGCGCCCAAAAGCCTGCAGATCCTGGACAAAACAGTACAATTAAGTGCTAGTCTTACAACCAAAATAGGCAAAGAACTCATCAAAGGAGTTATTAAAAGAGCATTGGATACGGGAATTGGTATGTGATATAAAAATCCTGAGCGATGAAAAAATTAGACGAGATCATGGAACTGATGGCTGATGAAATGGCAGATTTTAAATCCGCTGTTCTGCAGCTTCAATTGCTTTCCAAGCAATTAAAAGAGCTGAGCATCCCCATCAGCGCGGAAGCGCTGGAGAAGAACCTGAACCAATTTCTAGAAAGGCAGGAATTGGAAAGTCAGGCAAGGGATGAAATTTTAAAGTCTATTAATCAAAAACTAAAGAATGCCAGGATCATTCCTAACTATCTTCTCATCCTCTTCGGAGCACTGGGAGTATTTGTTTTGGGGGTGATCGGCTACTTGAGCTATTCCACTAAGGCTCAACAGGAAGAAAGCCTGAAAATCTATCGTACGATTCTGCAATCAGAACATCAGCTCCAGGAGGATTTCTTTTCAGCATATCCTAAAGTTAAAGCAGAATATTTCCAGTGGATAAATGATGAAAAGTAAGATTTTATTCCCTTTCTATCTGACTATACTCTTCAGCGGTCACGGGTCCAAGCCAGACTACGCTCCCTTGATCTATGTTTGTGCTAATGGCGG
Protein-coding sequences here:
- a CDS encoding DUF6730 family protein; the protein is MKKLDEIMELMADEMADFKSAVLQLQLLSKQLKELSIPISAEALEKNLNQFLERQELESQARDEILKSINQKLKNARIIPNYLLILFGALGVFVLGVIGYLSYSTKAQQEESLKIYRTILQSEHQLQEDFFSAYPKVKAEYFQWINDEK
- a CDS encoding relaxase/mobilization nuclease domain-containing protein, which encodes MIGKGHSISRTGASIAYGWNQEKEAEVVLKEYLAGDTPVEITEEFKIIQSQNQRCTNNTLSFIVSPTVEDGKNMSRKDLGEIAQKFLQEMKLTNHQVIAFVHRDKQHTHIHIYANRISLTGEVYKDNFIGKRSQLAADNVAKELGLTRVREVQRERLQELNGIRQEIRKIHEKVLGSRPKSLNAYIRLMQDHKVKMIPIINKSHQLQGFRFEFKGVNLKASEVHRNMSGNRLIAEILQNRSWSRSIEAPKSLQILDKTVQLSASLTTKIGKELIKGVIKRALDTGIGM
- the mbpA gene encoding mobilization protein MbpA; translation: MRREYIQIRCSIYEKKLLKRRAARAGISLSEYLRSTAFERNVVELITPEQLEHYRMLVQYKNNFSRISNMFKKRDPKLAATVEKLAEEIRNHLKNFKK
- a CDS encoding primase-helicase family protein; protein product: MKKQDIYIRVGTQYYKQVKTPSISGHIVESLVPWNIETIRQDHGKTYLAAIPKFDGFTCIPDHLNFRYSYHNFYNTYAPLSHILGEGECPVSLNFIKHIFGSHYELGLDYLQLLYVKPTQILPILCLVSRERSTGKSTFLKWLKLIFENNLTYLTNDSFTSQFNSDWANKLLICIDEVLFNKEELTERIKYLSTTNFNKLEAKGKDKREVEFFGKFILCSNNEENFIKIDHHETRFWVIQVPSIAKEQTEFLEALAVEIPTFLNYLKKRKLSTKHQTRMWFSADQIETPALKKLVQNNRNRVERELAGILVMVMENHDLDHLDLCPLDAFNAISKTRLRTDLTQIRKILKRDWKLENQSNSNNYRKFVIWSDGSTNFQDAKGRYFTVNKSFLVENFEEEKFS
- a CDS encoding toprim domain-containing protein — protein: MKTKRISCERARSICIVKTLEKFGHFPSRTSEKEAWFLSPLRSETQASFKVSLPLNRWYDFGIGRGGNVIDLVCLISNCSVIDALSYFSNELPVLSYYGNYQSRERKTKPKNKVLGVKTIEHPLLKKYLISRKIPISVARTYCREIWYKCNERKFFAVGLENKLHGWELRNLYSKSSTSPKSYSYRKKGKQHIIVLEGMFDLLSLAIISPAEVKNSDLLILNSLSFIPEILPLLENYVTINLYLDRDFSGIEATGNILRSCSRSIDRSSIYTGFKDLNEKLLNTK